A single window of Rickettsiella endosymbiont of Dermanyssus gallinae DNA harbors:
- the nuoF gene encoding NADH-quinone oxidoreductase subunit NuoF, whose amino-acid sequence MKSWIAVMANDICFRTLHLDQPWSLASYRSVGGYEVLEKILREKTPPEQIIAELKTSCLRGRGGAGFPTGLKWSFISRTAPGQKYVLCNSDEGEPGTCKDRDIMRYNPHQLIEGMIIAGYVMGATIGYNYIRGEYYEPFDRCEAALQEAEAAGYLGKNLLGSGFDFELYNHLGAGAYICGEETALMESLEGKKGFPRFKPPFPANYGLYGRPTTINNTETLASVPVILQKGGQWFLELGIPNNGGCKLFSVSGHVNKPGNYEVPLGMPFTELLALAGGMKDGKQLKAVIPGGSSMPVLPGHAMLNATMDYDSISKAGSMLGSGAVIIMDETTCMVKILTRIAHFYKEESCGQCTPCREGTGWMWRVLHRIEHGEGRLQDLDLLESVAGKIMGHTICALGDAAAMPVQSFIKHFRSEFIEHIEHKRCPVGDPHEC is encoded by the coding sequence ATGAAATCTTGGATAGCTGTGATGGCCAATGATATTTGTTTTCGTACCTTACATCTAGATCAACCTTGGAGCTTAGCCAGTTATCGATCGGTAGGCGGCTATGAGGTTTTAGAGAAAATTTTACGTGAGAAAACGCCGCCGGAGCAAATTATTGCGGAGTTAAAGACCTCGTGTTTACGTGGTCGTGGTGGCGCCGGTTTTCCAACCGGTTTGAAGTGGAGCTTTATTTCACGTACAGCGCCTGGGCAAAAATATGTCTTATGTAACTCCGATGAAGGTGAGCCAGGTACCTGCAAAGATAGAGATATCATGCGTTACAATCCCCATCAATTGATTGAAGGCATGATTATTGCGGGCTACGTGATGGGCGCCACCATTGGCTACAATTATATCCGTGGCGAATATTATGAACCCTTTGATCGCTGCGAAGCCGCTTTGCAAGAAGCCGAAGCGGCCGGTTATTTAGGTAAAAATCTTTTAGGTTCTGGTTTTGATTTTGAACTTTATAATCACCTCGGTGCGGGTGCTTATATCTGCGGTGAAGAAACGGCGTTAATGGAATCCTTAGAAGGAAAAAAAGGTTTTCCGCGTTTCAAGCCACCTTTTCCTGCCAATTATGGTTTATACGGTCGACCAACCACGATTAACAATACCGAAACCTTAGCCTCCGTGCCTGTGATATTACAAAAAGGTGGCCAATGGTTTTTGGAGTTAGGCATTCCGAATAATGGTGGTTGCAAACTCTTTAGTGTGAGTGGACACGTTAATAAACCGGGTAACTATGAAGTGCCTTTAGGCATGCCTTTTACCGAGCTATTAGCTTTAGCGGGCGGTATGAAAGACGGTAAACAATTAAAGGCCGTTATTCCCGGTGGTTCTTCTATGCCCGTCTTGCCTGGGCACGCCATGTTAAATGCCACCATGGATTATGATTCGATTAGCAAAGCCGGTTCTATGTTAGGTTCCGGTGCGGTGATCATTATGGATGAGACTACGTGCATGGTGAAAATTTTAACGCGTATTGCGCATTTTTATAAAGAAGAATCCTGCGGCCAATGTACACCTTGCCGAGAAGGAACGGGTTGGATGTGGCGTGTGTTGCATCGTATTGAGCACGGAGAAGGGCGTTTACAAGATTTAGACTTATTAGAAAGTGTGGCCGGCAAAATTATGGGCCATACCATTTGTGCCTTAGGTGATGCAGCGGCTATGCCCGTACAAAGTTTTATTAAGCACTTTAGAAGTGAATTTATTGAACACATTGAACATAAACGTTGTCCGGTGGGAGATCCACACGAATGCTAA
- a CDS encoding transposase, whose translation MSYPSDISTKQWKLIKGYFKCGKYGNRRKYSKRTLVNAVFYITKTGCQWRQLPSNFPPWKTVYSFFMRAKVQGTWEKIMESLVEKSRVGMGKAPKPKYSLIDSQSVKTTSAAKERGIDGGKKNKGLKKAHCH comes from the coding sequence ATGTCCTACCCAAGCGATATAAGCACCAAGCAGTGGAAACTAATTAAAGGATATTTTAAATGCGGTAAATACGGAAATCGTAGAAAGTATTCGAAAAGAACCCTTGTGAATGCAGTTTTCTACATAACAAAAACCGGATGTCAATGGCGTCAATTACCGAGTAATTTTCCACCCTGGAAAACAGTCTATAGTTTTTTTATGCGAGCTAAAGTTCAAGGGACATGGGAAAAGATAATGGAAAGTTTAGTAGAGAAGAGCCGAGTAGGCATGGGTAAAGCTCCTAAACCAAAGTATAGTTTAATTGATTCACAAAGTGTTAAAACAACGTCTGCCGCGAAAGAACGTGGTATTGATGGCGGAAAAAAAAATAAAGGGCTGAAAAAGGCACATTGTCACTGA
- a CDS encoding LysR substrate-binding domain-containing protein → MNIRDLKYLVALSKYQHFGRAAEACFVSQPALSMQIKKLEADLGVKLLERSNKSVLLTPIGIAITEKAQHILEQADQIYALAKLAEDPYGGELKIGIIPTLAPYLLPLLMPALASQFPKLRFYLVEEQTALLIPKLKTGALDAAFLALPVVEPSLTHAVLFEEEFLLAAPAKHPLSAQKTVKQHDLDQQNVLLLEEGHCMRGQTLDICHKINVSEMQNFRATSLETLRHMVASGNGITLMPKLAQQTNDNIVYIPFSSPKPSRTIGLYWRVSSARKTLLGEVSTYIKKIIPGYF, encoded by the coding sequence ATGAATATACGAGACCTAAAATACTTAGTCGCACTCAGCAAATATCAGCATTTTGGCAGGGCCGCTGAAGCCTGTTTTGTCAGCCAGCCTGCTTTGAGCATGCAAATCAAAAAATTGGAAGCTGACCTAGGCGTCAAGCTACTAGAACGGAGTAATAAATCCGTCTTATTAACCCCTATCGGTATAGCCATTACTGAAAAGGCCCAGCATATCTTGGAACAAGCGGATCAAATCTATGCGCTGGCAAAATTGGCAGAAGATCCTTATGGCGGTGAATTAAAAATCGGCATTATTCCGACACTGGCGCCCTATTTGCTCCCTCTACTGATGCCTGCTTTAGCCAGCCAATTTCCTAAGCTGCGTTTTTATCTGGTGGAAGAACAAACTGCATTGCTCATCCCAAAATTAAAAACTGGCGCACTAGACGCGGCTTTTTTAGCCCTTCCTGTTGTAGAACCCAGTCTCACTCATGCGGTATTATTTGAAGAAGAATTTTTACTCGCTGCACCCGCTAAACATCCTTTAAGTGCTCAAAAAACCGTAAAACAACATGACCTGGATCAACAAAATGTATTATTACTGGAAGAAGGACATTGTATGCGTGGACAAACGCTGGATATTTGTCACAAAATCAATGTCAGCGAAATGCAAAACTTCCGTGCCACTAGCCTAGAAACATTACGTCATATGGTAGCGAGTGGAAACGGTATCACACTCATGCCGAAATTAGCCCAGCAAACAAACGACAACATTGTTTACATTCCGTTTAGTTCGCCAAAACCATCAAGAACTATCGGCCTTTATTGGCGAGTTTCTAGCGCCAGAAAAACTCTACTCGGAGAGGTGTCAACCTATATTAAAAAAATAATCCCCGGGTATTTCTAG
- the nuoH gene encoding NADH-quinone oxidoreductase subunit NuoH, with product MLNDLLLLLWIIIKIVIITIPLLLTVAYLTLAERKGIGYIQARIGPNRVGPLGLLQPIADVVKLITKEIIVPSASNRYLFIIAPIVTIAPALAAWAVIPFSEGLALTQINAGVLYLFAITSLGVYGILIAGWATNSKYALLGALRAAAQTISYEIAMGFAFVGVLLAAGSMNLHDIVIKQDGGLWHWFWLPLLPLFITYWISGIAETNRAPFDLAEGESEIVAGFHVEYSGIAFALFFLAEYMNMILIAAIASLLFLGGWLSPFQGIPVLDKAFLWVPGIIWLFLKMAVFLWLFIWSRATFPRYRYDQLMRLGWKILIPVTLLWITVIAFAVQFKLAPWFST from the coding sequence ATGCTGAATGATTTACTTTTATTACTTTGGATCATTATTAAGATCGTTATTATTACGATCCCGTTACTATTGACGGTGGCGTATTTAACCTTAGCTGAGCGTAAAGGTATTGGTTATATCCAGGCCCGAATTGGACCTAATCGGGTAGGGCCACTGGGGCTTTTACAACCCATTGCCGACGTCGTTAAGTTAATTACAAAAGAAATTATTGTTCCTTCTGCTTCTAATCGTTATTTATTTATTATCGCGCCGATTGTGACGATTGCACCTGCTTTAGCCGCTTGGGCGGTGATCCCGTTTAGTGAAGGTTTAGCTTTAACACAAATTAATGCGGGCGTGCTTTATCTTTTTGCGATCACGTCTTTAGGTGTTTACGGTATTCTGATTGCCGGTTGGGCCACCAATTCAAAATATGCCTTGCTCGGTGCATTACGTGCGGCGGCACAAACTATTTCGTATGAAATTGCGATGGGATTTGCATTTGTGGGTGTTTTATTGGCGGCCGGTAGCATGAATTTGCATGATATCGTGATAAAACAAGACGGTGGACTTTGGCATTGGTTTTGGTTGCCGTTGTTACCGTTGTTTATTACTTATTGGATTTCCGGTATTGCAGAAACAAATCGTGCACCGTTTGATTTAGCCGAAGGTGAATCTGAAATAGTGGCCGGCTTTCACGTGGAATATTCAGGCATTGCGTTTGCATTATTCTTTCTCGCCGAATACATGAATATGATTTTAATTGCGGCGATTGCATCCTTACTTTTTTTAGGGGGTTGGTTATCACCGTTCCAAGGAATTCCTGTTTTAGATAAAGCATTTTTATGGGTTCCTGGTATCATCTGGTTGTTTTTAAAAATGGCGGTTTTTTTGTGGCTATTCATTTGGTCACGTGCCACATTTCCACGCTATCGTTATGATCAATTAATGCGTTTAGGCTGGAAGATTTTAATTCCCGTCACCTTGCTTTGGATAACAGTGATTGCGTTTGCAGTACAATTTAAACTCGCGCCTTGGTTTAGCACATGA
- a CDS encoding NuoB/complex I 20 kDa subunit family protein — translation MDPLLQQQGFVTTSMDKLLAWARSGSLWPMSFGLACCAVEMMHSAASRYDLDRFGTVFRPSPRQSDVMIVAGTLCNKMAPALRKVYDQMAEPRWVISMGSCANGGGYYHYSYSVVRGCDRIVPVDIYVPGCPPTAEALVYGVIQLQNKIKKTRFIERN, via the coding sequence ATAGATCCTTTATTACAACAACAAGGGTTTGTAACGACTTCGATGGACAAGCTGTTGGCTTGGGCACGCAGTGGATCTTTATGGCCTATGTCGTTTGGTTTGGCGTGCTGTGCCGTAGAAATGATGCACTCAGCGGCATCGCGTTATGATTTAGATCGTTTTGGTACGGTTTTTAGACCGAGCCCTAGACAATCCGATGTGATGATTGTGGCGGGAACCCTGTGTAATAAAATGGCGCCAGCACTGCGTAAAGTCTACGATCAAATGGCCGAGCCACGTTGGGTTATTTCCATGGGCTCTTGTGCGAATGGCGGAGGCTATTACCACTATTCTTATTCAGTGGTTCGCGGCTGTGATCGCATTGTCCCTGTTGATATTTATGTACCGGGTTGTCCTCCCACGGCAGAAGCTTTAGTCTATGGCGTGATACAGTTACAAAATAAAATTAAAAAAACCCGTTTTATTGAGCGTAACTAA
- the nuoG gene encoding NADH-quinone oxidoreductase subunit NuoG, with product MIDIEIDGRPLQVEQNTTIIEAADQVGIYIPRFCYHKKLSIAANCRMCLVEVEKSGKPLPACATPVTAGMKVFTESSKAKEAQRSVMEFLLINHPLDCPICDQGGECELQDLSLGYGQSISRFTEGKRSVKDDNLGSLISTEMTRCIQCTRCVRFGQEVAGLKELGTLNRGENLQIGTYIEHSVESELSGNIIDLCPVGALTSKPFRFSARAWELQQSPSIAPHDCLGSNLYLHTRREEVMRAVPRENESINETWLSDRDRYSYLGIHSANRLTKPYVKENGQWFIVDWELALEKVMHGFQAVLEKEGAGSLGALASPSSTTEELYLLQKLWRGLGSQNIDHRLHQTDTRHQDQVALFPAGINLAELEQQEFILLVGSNIRREQPLASNRLRKAQLAGTKIASINCLDIEFPFQLNEKIIIPPHELPFVLAGIAKALAGDVAPAQWADIPISSAQKKLAEKLKSKKSVIILGAIAQNHPQAAAITQLCEWIAEHSDTVRCVVMTEGANSAGAWLAGALPHRLPGGGGVTKPGLSAHEMFNSALKAYLLLNIEPSLDCANPIQAVKALRQADWVVALSPYKSNYLLEHAHIILPMTSFAETSGSFVNIAGEWQGFTPAIPPLGQAKPAWEILQTLSNLAGLADFNHATHDFIRDELSAVVKKQSSTAKSSLPHLVKQPSASITRITEWPLYRIDSLVRRSPALQAAAGNDRVGVAMNIHLATALQLKEGQMVGIKQGTGQASLAVLIDERLPNDCVWIPAACEETVSLGESFGAVEIHAE from the coding sequence ATGATAGATATTGAAATAGATGGTCGACCCTTACAGGTAGAACAAAATACCACGATTATTGAAGCCGCTGATCAAGTCGGTATTTATATTCCACGTTTTTGTTACCATAAAAAATTGTCCATTGCGGCCAACTGCCGCATGTGTTTAGTGGAAGTAGAAAAATCAGGAAAACCTTTACCCGCGTGCGCAACACCTGTGACGGCGGGTATGAAGGTATTTACTGAGTCTTCTAAAGCGAAAGAAGCACAGCGTTCGGTGATGGAATTTTTACTCATTAACCATCCTTTAGATTGCCCTATTTGCGATCAGGGCGGTGAATGCGAATTACAAGATTTATCTTTAGGTTATGGGCAATCCATTTCACGTTTTACGGAAGGTAAACGTTCCGTAAAAGACGATAATTTAGGTAGCTTAATTTCAACGGAGATGACGCGTTGTATTCAATGTACGCGTTGTGTGCGTTTTGGTCAGGAAGTCGCGGGACTTAAAGAATTAGGCACATTGAATCGGGGTGAAAATCTTCAGATTGGTACCTATATCGAACACAGCGTAGAATCTGAATTGTCGGGTAACATTATTGATTTGTGTCCCGTTGGTGCATTAACGTCAAAGCCTTTTCGTTTTAGTGCACGTGCTTGGGAATTACAACAATCACCTTCTATTGCACCACATGATTGTTTAGGTTCTAACCTTTATTTGCATACACGCCGAGAAGAAGTCATGCGTGCGGTGCCACGAGAAAATGAAAGTATTAATGAAACCTGGTTGTCGGATAGAGATCGTTATAGTTATTTAGGCATTCATAGTGCTAATCGCCTCACCAAACCCTATGTCAAAGAGAATGGACAATGGTTTATCGTGGATTGGGAATTAGCCTTAGAAAAAGTGATGCATGGATTTCAAGCCGTCCTAGAAAAAGAAGGGGCTGGATCATTAGGCGCATTAGCGTCGCCGAGTAGTACCACCGAAGAGCTTTATCTTTTACAGAAACTATGGCGCGGTTTAGGATCACAAAATATTGATCACCGTTTACATCAAACTGATACCCGTCATCAAGATCAAGTCGCGCTTTTTCCGGCGGGAATAAATTTAGCGGAACTAGAACAACAAGAATTTATTTTATTAGTCGGATCGAATATCCGCCGTGAACAACCCTTAGCGTCAAACAGGCTGCGTAAAGCACAATTAGCGGGCACTAAAATAGCCAGTATTAATTGTTTGGATATTGAATTTCCTTTTCAATTAAATGAAAAGATTATTATTCCGCCGCATGAATTGCCGTTTGTTTTAGCCGGTATTGCAAAAGCCTTAGCGGGTGATGTTGCACCTGCACAATGGGCTGATATTCCGATCAGTTCAGCGCAAAAGAAATTAGCAGAAAAATTAAAATCTAAAAAATCCGTCATTATTTTAGGTGCTATTGCACAGAATCATCCACAAGCCGCAGCGATCACACAACTTTGCGAATGGATTGCTGAGCACAGCGATACGGTACGTTGTGTGGTGATGACGGAAGGCGCGAACAGTGCCGGTGCTTGGTTGGCGGGCGCGCTGCCGCATCGATTACCCGGTGGTGGTGGTGTTACTAAGCCCGGTTTATCCGCGCATGAAATGTTTAATTCGGCATTAAAAGCTTATTTGCTTCTCAATATTGAGCCTTCTTTAGATTGTGCGAATCCGATTCAGGCCGTAAAAGCATTACGACAAGCGGATTGGGTGGTTGCTTTATCACCTTATAAATCAAATTATTTATTAGAGCATGCGCATATCATCTTACCGATGACGAGCTTTGCAGAAACGAGCGGTAGCTTTGTGAATATAGCGGGTGAATGGCAAGGTTTTACTCCAGCGATACCGCCTTTAGGTCAAGCAAAACCGGCTTGGGAAATTTTGCAAACACTGAGTAACTTAGCGGGATTAGCTGATTTTAATCATGCCACGCATGATTTTATTCGCGATGAGCTAAGCGCGGTGGTTAAAAAACAATCCTCAACCGCTAAATCTTCATTGCCGCATTTAGTAAAACAGCCATCAGCCAGCATTACACGTATTACCGAATGGCCTTTATATCGCATCGATAGTTTAGTGCGTCGTTCACCCGCACTACAAGCGGCTGCGGGTAATGATCGGGTGGGTGTGGCGATGAACATACATTTAGCCACTGCATTACAGCTTAAAGAAGGTCAAATGGTAGGGATTAAACAAGGTACAGGGCAGGCGAGTTTAGCGGTGCTAATTGATGAACGTCTTCCTAATGACTGTGTGTGGATTCCCGCTGCTTGTGAAGAAACAGTTAGCTTGGGCGAATCTTTTGGAGCGGTTGAAATCCATGCTGAATGA
- a CDS encoding transposase has product MEIFVINTLKRTIEISCRITKKWSLLPKRWVIERTFSWLNHFRRLSKDYEITTSSAENYVMISHSIGLLRRLFKP; this is encoded by the coding sequence ATGGAAATATTCGTTATAAATACATTAAAGAGAACCATTGAAATTTCTTGCCGGATAACAAAAAAATGGTCTCTTTTGCCTAAGCGGTGGGTGATAGAAAGGACTTTCTCATGGCTTAATCATTTTCGTAGGTTATCAAAAGATTACGAAATCACCACTTCTTCTGCTGAAAATTACGTTATGATCTCTCATTCGATTGGGCTGCTTCGACGCTTATTCAAACCATGA
- the nuoE gene encoding NADH-quinone oxidoreductase subunit NuoE gives MNNTVTLSESLKADIDTWTKKFPPERRQSAVLPVLTLAQDANQGYLSRELIDAVADYLNMSRVTAYEVATFYSMYELKPVGRHKIGVCTNVSCMLRGCDKIVKHLKDRLQINFGETTADGKFTLKEVECLGACANAPVVHIGQRYYEDLTPKKIDEILDSCDGQ, from the coding sequence ATGAACAACACAGTGACTTTATCAGAAAGTTTAAAAGCAGACATTGATACATGGACAAAAAAATTTCCGCCGGAACGACGACAATCCGCGGTATTACCTGTCTTGACCTTAGCGCAAGATGCCAATCAAGGTTATTTATCCAGAGAATTGATTGATGCGGTAGCCGATTATTTAAATATGTCACGCGTGACGGCGTATGAAGTCGCTACTTTTTATTCCATGTATGAACTTAAGCCAGTGGGTCGGCATAAGATTGGCGTTTGCACGAACGTTTCTTGTATGTTGCGTGGCTGCGATAAGATCGTTAAACACTTAAAAGATCGTTTACAAATTAATTTTGGCGAAACGACAGCAGATGGCAAATTTACGTTGAAGGAAGTGGAATGCTTGGGTGCGTGTGCAAATGCGCCGGTCGTTCATATTGGGCAGCGTTATTACGAAGATTTAACGCCAAAAAAAATAGATGAAATCTTGGATAGCTGTGATGGCCAATGA
- a CDS encoding peroxiredoxin, whose protein sequence is MLTVGEKFPEFAMKAVVSSNIADAFTDISHKTHQGKWQVFFFWPKDFTFVCPTEIAAFGQLNTDFADRDAVLLGVSTDSEFVHLAWRQQKEELKDLPFPMLADIKRELTEGLGILDKNEGVAQRATFIVDPEGIIRFVMVTDLNVGRNPKEVLRVLDALQTDELCPCNWQKGEETINVA, encoded by the coding sequence ATGTTAACAGTTGGTGAAAAGTTTCCAGAATTTGCTATGAAGGCGGTCGTATCGTCGAATATAGCGGATGCTTTTACAGATATTAGCCATAAAACACACCAAGGTAAATGGCAAGTGTTTTTCTTTTGGCCCAAAGACTTTACCTTTGTTTGTCCCACTGAAATTGCTGCATTTGGCCAGTTAAATACCGATTTTGCTGATCGTGATGCGGTTTTATTAGGTGTGAGTACCGACTCTGAGTTTGTACATTTAGCTTGGAGACAGCAAAAAGAAGAATTAAAGGATCTACCTTTTCCTATGTTAGCGGATATTAAACGCGAATTAACAGAAGGACTTGGCATTTTAGATAAGAATGAAGGTGTGGCTCAGCGTGCGACCTTTATTGTTGATCCAGAAGGTATTATCCGATTTGTGATGGTAACGGATCTGAATGTAGGCCGTAACCCTAAAGAAGTATTGCGTGTATTAGATGCGCTGCAAACGGATGAACTTTGTCCTTGTAACTGGCAGAAAGGCGAAGAAACCATCAATGTAGCCTAA
- a CDS encoding NADH-quinone oxidoreductase subunit C translates to MSENNALMQSLRDRFPELVDGLNIKLEEITLEVAREKLLEVCVALRDEADFKFELLVDVCVVDYKDYGISEWRTERSTFTGFERGVDSSGQEHPVHWNKPRFGVVLHLLSITHNHRLRLRVFAEGEPPYVPSVNDIWSAANWFEREAFDLYGVVFEGHPDLRRLLTDYGFVGHPFRKDFPLSGHVEVRYDANQGRVIYQPVTITPRTLVAKTIRKSPNELPSAPAEKPNNA, encoded by the coding sequence ATGTCTGAAAATAATGCACTGATGCAATCGCTTCGGGATCGTTTTCCTGAGCTCGTTGATGGTTTAAACATTAAACTGGAAGAAATTACCTTAGAAGTAGCGAGGGAAAAACTACTTGAGGTTTGCGTCGCATTAAGAGATGAAGCAGATTTTAAATTTGAATTGTTAGTGGATGTGTGTGTGGTTGACTATAAGGATTATGGTATCAGTGAATGGCGAACCGAGCGCTCTACCTTCACGGGTTTTGAACGCGGTGTTGATAGTAGCGGCCAAGAACATCCGGTGCATTGGAATAAGCCTCGTTTTGGGGTGGTGTTGCATTTACTGTCGATAACCCATAACCATCGTTTGCGCCTGCGCGTGTTTGCGGAAGGCGAACCACCTTATGTACCTTCGGTCAATGATATTTGGTCAGCAGCTAATTGGTTTGAACGCGAAGCATTTGATTTATATGGTGTGGTATTTGAAGGCCATCCGGATCTACGACGTTTATTAACCGATTATGGTTTTGTGGGTCATCCTTTCCGAAAAGATTTTCCTTTAAGTGGTCATGTGGAAGTTCGCTATGATGCGAATCAAGGGCGGGTTATTTATCAGCCGGTTACGATCACGCCACGCACCTTAGTCGCAAAGACAATCCGTAAATCACCGAACGAATTACCTTCTGCGCCTGCTGAGAAACCTAATAATGCCTGA
- a CDS encoding NADH-quinone oxidoreductase subunit D → MPEIRNYTLNFGPQHPAAHGVLRLILELDGEVIQSADPHIGLLHRATEKLAESKPYNQNIGYMDRLDYVSMMCNEHAYVLAIEKMLGVTPPKRAQYIRVLFDEITRLLNHLLWLGAHALDIGAMTVFLYCFREREDLIDCYEAVSGSRMHATYYRPGGVYRDLPNKMPQYKPSQWHNEKETRTLNANRDGSLLDFIADFAARFPKLIDDYETLLTDNRIWKQRTVGIGVLTPERAMQLGCTGPILRGSGVAWDLRKKQPYEVYDELDFDIPIGLNGDCYDRYLVRVEEMRQSTRLIKQCVEWLAHNPGPVIIDDYKIAPPHRVDMKADMESLIHHFKLFSEGYCVPPGEAYAAIEHPKGEFGVYMVSDGANKPYRVKIRAAGFPHLAALNEMTSGHMIADLVAILSSLDIVFGEIDR, encoded by the coding sequence ATGCCTGAGATACGTAATTACACCCTAAATTTTGGTCCGCAACATCCAGCTGCGCATGGTGTTTTGCGTTTGATATTAGAGCTGGACGGCGAGGTCATACAATCCGCTGATCCGCATATTGGGTTATTGCACCGTGCGACAGAAAAGCTCGCCGAATCCAAACCCTATAATCAAAATATCGGTTATATGGATCGTTTGGACTACGTTTCCATGATGTGTAATGAACATGCGTATGTACTCGCGATTGAAAAAATGCTCGGTGTGACGCCACCGAAGCGTGCGCAATACATTCGAGTCCTATTTGATGAGATTACTCGATTGCTTAATCATTTATTGTGGTTGGGTGCGCATGCCTTAGATATCGGCGCAATGACGGTTTTTCTATACTGTTTCCGTGAACGTGAAGATTTAATTGATTGCTATGAAGCGGTTTCCGGTTCGCGTATGCATGCGACGTATTATCGCCCAGGTGGTGTTTATCGTGATTTGCCGAATAAGATGCCGCAATATAAGCCTTCACAATGGCATAACGAAAAAGAAACCCGCACACTGAATGCGAATCGGGATGGCAGCTTATTAGATTTTATCGCCGATTTCGCAGCGCGCTTTCCTAAGTTAATCGATGATTATGAAACCTTATTAACGGATAACCGAATTTGGAAACAGCGTACGGTGGGTATTGGTGTGCTGACGCCGGAAAGAGCGATGCAGTTAGGTTGTACCGGTCCTATTTTACGTGGCTCGGGTGTGGCGTGGGATCTACGCAAAAAACAACCGTATGAAGTGTATGATGAACTCGATTTTGATATTCCGATTGGTCTTAACGGCGATTGTTATGATCGTTACCTGGTTCGCGTCGAAGAAATGCGTCAATCCACACGTCTGATTAAACAATGCGTTGAATGGTTAGCGCATAATCCTGGACCAGTGATAATTGATGATTATAAAATTGCGCCGCCGCATCGTGTAGATATGAAAGCGGATATGGAATCACTGATCCACCATTTTAAATTATTTAGCGAAGGTTATTGTGTACCGCCCGGCGAAGCGTATGCGGCGATTGAACATCCCAAAGGTGAGTTTGGTGTTTATATGGTATCCGATGGTGCGAATAAACCGTATCGCGTCAAAATACGTGCCGCCGGTTTTCCACATTTAGCAGCCTTGAATGAAATGACATCCGGACATATGATAGCCGACCTAGTGGCGATACTTTCGAGTCTCGATATAGTATTTGGGGAAATCGATCGATGA
- a CDS encoding carboxymuconolactone decarboxylase family protein, whose amino-acid sequence MPARLRMNVIGNSGIDKLDFELSCLAVSAINGCGMCIEAHTQQLIKAGISKLAIQSSIRIAAVLNAMAACLEISQY is encoded by the coding sequence ATGCCAGCGCGTTTACGCATGAATGTGATCGGCAATTCGGGTATTGATAAACTTGATTTTGAATTAAGTTGTTTAGCGGTATCAGCGATTAATGGTTGTGGTATGTGTATAGAAGCGCACACACAACAATTAATAAAAGCCGGTATCAGTAAATTAGCGATTCAATCGAGCATACGCATTGCGGCGGTGTTAAATGCGATGGCTGCCTGTTTAGAAATTTCTCAATATTAA
- a CDS encoding NADH-quinone oxidoreductase subunit A: protein MLQLYFPILVFIAFGLFVGVAALAIGRLVAPSRPDEAKLSPYECGFPGVSDARLPFDIRYYLVAILFIIFDLETAFLFPWAVSLRHIGTPGLTAMGIFIGLLFIGFVYEWKKGALEWE, encoded by the coding sequence ATGTTGCAGCTTTATTTTCCCATTCTTGTTTTTATTGCCTTTGGCTTATTTGTTGGCGTTGCGGCGTTAGCTATTGGCCGATTGGTAGCGCCTAGTCGGCCTGACGAAGCGAAATTATCCCCTTATGAATGCGGATTTCCCGGTGTTAGTGATGCACGTTTGCCTTTCGATATACGTTATTATTTAGTGGCTATTCTCTTTATTATTTTTGACTTAGAGACCGCTTTTTTATTTCCTTGGGCCGTTTCCTTAAGACATATCGGTACACCCGGCTTGACTGCAATGGGGATTTTTATTGGGCTTTTATTTATTGGTTTTGTTTATGAGTGGAAAAAAGGGGCTTTAGAGTGGGAATAG